One Saccharomycodes ludwigii strain NBRC 1722 chromosome VI, whole genome shotgun sequence DNA segment encodes these proteins:
- the SVP26 gene encoding Svp26p (similar to Saccharomyces cerevisiae YHR181W | SVP26 | Sed5 Vesicle Protein), whose product MLLELLSFFGTILGFLFLTLSLASGLYYISELVEEHCEPTKRFLSRSIYGIICLFILLMAIDGFPIVLSCFSIFSYFIYLQNLKKFPFISLTGPIFVSSCILVVLNHYFWFKHFNNVEIPPQFRYDPHYIPKKRASFAEVASFFGICVWFIPFALFVSLSAGDQVLPTMTNGIGNTSGGSSNTTNNITARNTRVKNKKGIARVVIDSAREYFELLLNVFTGGGKRFNKITGSNANGRDNGILDGKYV is encoded by the coding sequence ATGTTACtagaattattatcattttttggTACTATATTAGGGTTTTTATTCCTAACGTTGTCATTAGCATCAGGCTTGTACTACATAAGTGAACTAGTTGAAGAACATTGTGAACCAACCAAAAGATTTTTATCAAGATCAATTTATGGGATAATATGtttattcattttgttGATGGCAATTGATGGCTTCCCAATCGTATTATCATGTTTTTCCATATTTTCAtactttatatatttacaaaatttgaagaaatttccctttatttctttaactGGGCCTATATTTGTTTCTAGTTGTATATTAGTCGTCCTAAACCATTATTTCTGGTTCaaacattttaataatgttgaAATACCACCTCAGTTCAGATATGATCCACATTATATACCTAAGAAAAGAGCTTCTTTTGCAGAAGTTGCTTCGTTTTTTGGGATTTGTGTTTGGTTTATCCCATTTGCCTTATTTGTTTCTTTAAGTGCAGGTGATCAAGTGTTACCAACAATGACCAATGGTATTGGAAACACTTCTGGTGGCTCCAGTAACACAACTAACAATATCACTGCTAGAAATACCCGTGTTAAGAATAAGAAAGGTATAGCCCGTGTCGTTATAGATAGCGCTAGAGAATACTTTgagttattattaaatgtttttacAGGCGGAGGGAAGagatttaataaaataactgGAAGTAATGCTAATGGTAGAGATAATGGGATTTTAGATGGTAAAtatgtataa
- the ENO2 gene encoding phosphopyruvate hydratase ENO2 (similar to Saccharomyces cerevisiae YGR254W | ENO1 | ENOlase (paralog of YHR174W | ENO2)) codes for MAISKVYARSVYDSRGNPTVEVEVTTEKGVFRAIVPSGASTGVHEALEMRDGDKSKWLGKGVLKAVANVNNVIAPAVVKANLDVKDQKAADKLLLELDGTPNKSKLGANAILGVSMAIAVAAAAERNVPLYVHLKDLSGAKTPYVLPVPFLNVLNGGSHAGGSLALQEFMIAPIGAESFSEGMRMGSEVYHNLKSLAKKRYGSSAGNVGDEGGVAPDIETAEEALDLITDAIKAAGYEGKISIALDVASSEFAKEGKYDLDFKNPKSDPSKWLSGPELAKMYEGLMAKYPIVSIEDPFEQDDWAAWAHFLPIAEKAGVQIVADDLTVTNPIRIKTAIEKKAANALLLKVNQIGTLTESIEAANGSFAANWGVMVSHRSGETEDTFIADLVVGLRTGQIKTGAPARGERLAKYNQILRIEEQLAGKAIYAGKNFHHGNKL; via the coding sequence ATGGCTATTTCTAAGGTTTATGCTAGATCCGTTTACGACTCCAGAGGTAACCCAACTGTCGAAGTTGAAGTTACCACCGAAAAAGGTGTTTTCAGAGCTATTGTTCCATCCGGTGCTTCTACTGGTGTCCACGAAGCTTTGGAAATGAGAGATGGTGACAAATCCAAATGGTTAGGTAAGGGTGTTTTGAAGGCTGTTGCCAACGTCAACAACGTCATTGCCCCAGCTGTCGTCAAGGCTAACTTGGATGTTAAAGACCAAAAGGCTGCCgataaattattgttggaaTTGGATGGTACTCCAAACAAATCCAAGTTGGGTGCTAACGCTATTTTGGGTGTCTCCATGGCTATTGCCGTTGCTGCTGCCGCTGAAAGAAACGTTCCATTGTACGTTCACTTGAAAGATTTGTCTGGTGCTAAGACCCCATACGTCTTGCCAGTTCCATTCTTGAATGTTTTGAACGGTGGTTCCCACGCTGGTGGTTCTTTGGCTTTGCAAGAATTTATGATTGCTCCAATTGGTGCTGAATCCTTCAGTGAAGGTATGAGAATGGGTTCTGAAGTCTACCACAACTTGAAATCCTTGGCCAAGAAGAGATACGGTTCTTCTGCCGGTAACGTTGGTGACGAAGGTGGTGTTGCTCCAGATATCGAAACTGCTGAAGAAGCTTTGGATTTGATTACCGATGCTATTAAGGCCGCTGGTTACGAAGGTAAGATTTCTATTGCTTTGGATGTTGCTTCTTCTGAATTTGCTAAGGAAGGTAAGTACGATTTGGACTTCAAAAATCCAAAATCTGACCCATCTAAATGGTTGTCTGGTCCAGAATTAGCTAAGATGTACGAAGGTTTGATGGCTAAGTACCCAATTGTTTCTATTGAAGATCCATTTGAACAAGATGACTGGGCTGCTTGGGCTCACTTCTTGCCAATTGCTGAAAAGGCTGGTGTCCAAATTGTTGCTGATGATTTGACTGTCACCAACCCAATCAGAATTAAGACTGCCATTGAAAAGAAGGCTGCTAACGCTTTGTTGTTGAAGGTCAACCAAATTGGTACTTTGACCGAATCCATTGAAGCTGCCAACGGCTCCTTTGCTGCTAACTGGGGTGTTATGGTTTCCCACAGATCTGGTGAAACTGAAGATACCTTCATTGCTGACTTGGTTGTTGGTTTGAGAACTGGTCAAATCAAGACTGGTGCTCCAGCTCGTGGTGAAAGATTGGCTAAGTACAACCAAATCTTGAGAATTGAAGAACAATTGGCTGGTAAGGCTATTTACGCTGGTAAGAACTTCCACCACGGtaacaaattataa
- the CTR2 gene encoding low-affinity Cu transporter (similar to Saccharomyces cerevisiae YHR175W | CTR2 | Copper TRansport), with translation MNHNNMKHHLLATTATIVTSTTKKPDSMHSMPPDGSHNTHGDMGKCSMSMTFTWNYTNTCVIFKWWRIKNFFELILSCLLIIIIAQFYEYLKYKVTRYRKSFLTIKLNSTPENSKQYQKFKIRESLYYSVQVGYSFMLMLVFMTYNGWLMLSVVIGAFLGHYHWNCPGSNGLPNTNPNACAQEEDLEGMACH, from the coding sequence ATGAAccataataatatgaaaCATCATTTACTTGctactactgctactatTGTTACCTCTACTACTAAAAAACCAGACTCAATGCACAGTATGCCACCTGATGGTAGCCACAATACTCATGGTGATATGGGCAAATGTTCAATGTCCATGACGTTTACATGGAACTATACAAATACTTgtgttatatttaaatggtggcgtattaaaaatttttttgaattaataTTGAGTTGTTtgcttattattataatagcTCAGTTTTAtgaatatttgaaatataagGTTACTAGATATAGAAAAAGTTTCTTGACGATTAAACTCAACAGTACACCAGAAAATAGTAAGCAGTACCagaaattcaaaattagAGAAAGTTTGTATTATTCTGTACAAGTTGGGTATTCTTTTATGTTAATGCTTGTTTTTATGACTTATAATGGCTGGTTGATGTTGAgtgttgttattggtgCATTTTTAGGACATTATCATTGGAATTGCCCCGGGTCAAATGGCTTACCCAACACCAACCCTAATGCTTGTGCCCAAGAGGAAGATTTAGAAGGTATGGCCTGCCATTAG
- the STB5 gene encoding Stb5p (similar to Saccharomyces cerevisiae YHR178W | STB5 | Sin Three Binding protein), whose translation MPDSLNPTVCTAAVPTVASSVINNNTTMSTHNNNSKNDHNNDAEKYSCSRCRKLKKKCSKDYPKCIACRKHNFECVYIGRARRRKKLEIQEAILKGEFKQRKRSKSDTQAHAKKRNNSINNNNNNNNNNNNNASDVGYSRLNSFTTNSTRIYNYSHAGNSSNCTSKSSSPSTNDSETVSEGKSRKPKFTATSLINILNKINTEPLMNFATAQAYNHTEKVNLSTSPNFAVLNKKYEQHETFGAQYNIIQGKLEHELHKPISTPIKAADIQIENITNVYKGGRTTPWVTHYCTTKDNDAIAFKHIDRHLYNKFITAYFKHNHRSYPMLNKLEFLNKVSTIRDFESIELNDAALGGTDNITEEQRDNNTIFIFQLYMIMAIGCTTLSRAGILTKEEEALSEHFSYLSMKRFCKIMKLQNIETIKCLLLLGVYSFFEPQGVSSWTISGIIMRLTVGLGLHIKVSTSKKLMMTPLEVEMRNRCFWSFYCFERLVHTCIGRISSIDDEDITTPLPEPLYEEENKDIQVTRMMISLRQIGGKIYKNVHAVRAIHANKTKSLDEKIEIINGLRRELDEIYNRENKLYTCDSTALGSGANEASKRDISFHNSDIWLSMRYEQLQIALYRPSTLLPKPPVELLNHLGQACLSSLKKTYSLYKKKWLPWNWITLYRTLTICNSMLYCLCQWAIDLVECKIEIQQCVEILQHFGEKWVFASKCAKVFQNIGNSILEYSLSDGLDANMKQLNQELFGASNEYQDILGDNNVDISWIDELV comes from the coding sequence ATGCCTGACAGTCTTAATCCAACTGTTTGCACTGCTGCTGTCCCAACAGTTGCATCCAGcgttattaataacaatactacCATGTCTACtcataacaacaacagcaagaATGACCACAACAACGATGCAGAGAAATATTCGTGTAGTAGATGTAGaaagttgaaaaagaaatgctCCAAAGATTACCCTAAATGTATCGCTTGTAGGAAACATAATTTTGAATGTGTATACATCGGGAGAGCTCgtagaaggaaaaaattggaaatacAAGAGGCCATATTAAAGGGCGAAtttaaacaaagaaaaagaagtaaATCTGACACACAAGCCCATGCtaaaaaaaggaacaaCAGcataaacaataataacaataacaataataataataataataatgccaGCGATGTAGGTTACTCAAGACTCAACAGTTTTACAACAAATAGTACCAGAATTTACAATTATAGTCATGCTGGAAATAGCTCAAATTGTACTTCcaaatcatcatcaccatcGACTAATGATTCTGAAACTGTTTCCGAGGGCAAAAGTAGAAAACCAAAGTTCACTGCTACTTCCCTCATAAACATACTGAACAAAATTAACACGGAACCATTGATGAATTTTGCAACTGCCCAGGCCTACAATCATACGGAAAAAGTTAATCTATCAACCAGCCCTAATTTTGCTGTGctgaataaaaaatacgAACAACATGAAACGTTTGGTGCACAGTATAATATTATCCAGGGGAAATTGGAGCATGAGTTGCACAAACCAATATCTACACCCATTAAAGCAGCAGATATCCAAATAGAAAACATTACCAACGTGTATAAGGGGGGCAGAACAACACCGTGGGTAACTCATTACTGTACCACGAAAGATAACGATGCCATTGCTTTTAAACATATTGACCGTCATCTatataacaaatttattaCTGCCTATTTTAAACATAACCATAGGTCATACCCAATGCTAAATAAgcttgaatttttaaacaaagtATCAACAATCCGTGATTTTGAAAGCATCGAATTGAATGATGCCGCGTTAGGCGGTACGGATAATATAACCGAGGAACAAcgtgataataatactatttttatttttcaactcTATATGATTATGGCCATTGGATGCACTACTCTAAGCAGGGCTGGCATATTAACTAAAGAAGAGGAGGCTCTAAGTGAACATTTTTCGTATCTATCCATGAAGAGGTTTTGTAAAATTATGAAATTGCAAAATATCGAAACCATCAAGTGCTTATTGCTGTTAGGggtttattctttttttgaacCACAAGGTGTTTCATCGTGGACTATTAGCGGGATAATTATGCGGTTGACCGTTGGATTAGGCCTACACATTAAAGTTAGTACTTCTAAGAAATTAATGATGACACCGTTGGAGGTAGAAATGAGGAATAGATGCTTTTGGAGTTTTTACTGTTTTGAGAGATTGGTTCATACTTGTATAGGAAGAATATCCAGTATTGATGACGAGGATATCACCACACCTTTACCGGAACCACTATACGAGgaggaaaataaagatatcCAAGTCACAAGAATGATGATTAGCCTAAGACAAATTGGTGggaaaatttataaaaatgttcATGCCGTAAGAGCTATACATGCCAACAAAACCAAAAGTTTGGATgagaaaatagaaattattaatggaTTGCGCAGAGAACTAGATGAGATTTACAACCGTGAAAACAAACTGTACACCTGTGACAGCACTGCGCTAGGTAGCGGTGCAAACGAAGCTTCCAAACGGGACATATCGTTTCACAACTCTGACATATGGCTATCGATGAGGTATGAGCAGCTACAGATTGCTTTATATAGACCGTCCACATTGTTGCCCAAACCACCAGTTGAATTATTGAATCATTTGGGCCAAGCTTGTCTAAGTTCTTTGAAGAAAACTTATTCTTtatataagaaaaaatggTTACCATGGAATTGGATTACCTTGTATAGAACATTAACCATTTGTAATTCCATGCTGTATTGTCTATGTCAGTGGGCGATTGATTTGGTTGAATGTAAGATTGAGATTCAACAGTGCGTTGAAATTTTACAGCATTTTGGTGAAAAATGGGTTTTCGCCTCTAAGTGTGCCAAAGTTTTCCAGAACATTGGTAATTCCATATTGGAATATAGTTTGAGCGATGGGTTGGATGCTAACATGAAGCAATTGAATCAGGAGTTGTTTGGTGCTAGCAATGAGTATCAAGATATTTTAGGTGATAATAATGTGGATATTTCATGGATCGATGAGTTAGtttga
- the RGD3 gene encoding Rgd3p (similar to Saccharomyces cerevisiae YHR182W | protein of unknown function): MIPGYKTNTFWSEDIITGLNCFLRRIELDTKELQTLLKFYEDFTSKFIYASKDNLNALSKEYSIDIASATGSTNNTNTAVTQKKNFNAKLNSILKEDNPFELDFYSNGETSICSTLYLEQTNTLSFLANTILQQVLFKLENYCTHMVETCLFEYKEFQMEINDILMKLYKNYMNQLEITKNYYIQYKELYDHIQTAYVTTSNTKVLENNSENDSDKETDDEKQQTIFVKKTIRKSKEKDSNDGIKYPIELDNQTKIVIRNKEAFVTFLGNIDKHLVKKRKLISLLEKNSEYFSGSALYDSLKKNYSRLDTSLYNLESIGMNLILLGVIKPCNATGLSTSTSGAQPQSSLQQYHFNSNGSYEWGSTFDKIMEEKNKIQDNHPQQNEAPLQNFGSSLNQFIRKVSENWAAAENDNNPEYADNKTAINNEKDLNKNIEKFEQLKEIYFTEHDKLGKNLTDFEMSFSKSMEVYEKLFIKKCQVVTSARNTFNEILLYVSAEITRSLKEKEEKEAMINFNVECEKLYSGIYSYGVLGNFVKPKNGSIPFLKLDAKTGVKQQPIFQAELIGNECPYILTKVLENLEQTSEWDLIIKTWDTMNSSDIFLQGYQLKRELTNIYKNADDQESAIDLFLNRFAASSNNIYNLILLLKLWLLDLPDSLLPIGLYDSLKSNNYDCLNHLSLCNLLAIKRVVLHFNSLDKDGNIGDVLFSSDSNTNNRGNIPLSQFFIFNRSPKDLATTNDIMRNIIFNKDIRESLDKAIKEKSLLSVAKPPVEAQITQRHVKPSIAVQNNDNIDDEFEQKRKITPTIVAEATTTNIRNSLTNALEKLTMSNHNNIDSSTTTTDKSNGDRNISEVESNKTDATDTSVSQRNEEFIPKPFKRLNNQQLPHALPTSLSKSSSMRSIRGNIGNGALSGNNGGNNTSNNVYSMKSNNSTPDLLSRSRSGSSNFNSKRLSGINLLNNSHLKPSPGL, translated from the coding sequence ATGATTCCTGgatataaaacaaacacTTTTTGGAGCGAAGATATTATCACCGGtctaaattgttttttaagAAGAATTGAATTAGACACTAAAGAACTACAAACATTACTAAAGTTTTATGAAGATTTCACATCCAAGTTTATTTATGCTAGCAAAGATAACTTAAATGCTTTGTCTAAAGAGTATTCTATAGACATTGCTTCTGCTACTGGCAGTACCAACAATACTAATACCGCTGTTacacagaaaaaaaattttaatgcCAAGCTAAATAgcattttaaaagaagacAATCCATTCGAATTGGATTTTTATTCCAACGGCGAAACTTCCATCTGCTCGACTCTATATCTAGAGCAAACCAACACTTTGTCCTTTTTAGCCAACACCATTTTACAACAAGTATTATTCAAACTGGAGAATTATTGCACTCATATGGTGGAAACATGTTTATTTGAATATAAAGAATTTCAAATGGAaattaatgatattttaatgaaaCTATATAAAAACTATATGAATCAATTGGAAATTACcaagaattattatatacaaTACAAAGAATTGTATGACCACATCCAAACTGCGTATGTGACTACTAGTAACACCAAAGTTCTAGAGAACAATAGTGAAAATGATTCCGATAAGGAAACTGACgatgaaaaacaacaaacaatttttgttaaaaagaCAATCAGGAAATCAAAAGAGAAGGATAGTAATGATGGCATAAAATATCCAATTGAACTTGACAACCAAACTAAGATTGTGATCAGAAACAAAGAAGCGTTTGTTACATTTTTGGGAAACATAGATAAACATTTGGTTAAGAAACGGAAATTAATTTcgttattggaaaaaaattccGAGTATTTTAGTGGGAGTGCTTTATACGATtctttgaagaaaaattattctcGTTTAGACACCTCTTTGTATAATTTAGAGAGTATTGGAATGAACTTAATTTTGTTGGGAGTTATAAAGCCTTGTAATGCTACTGGGTTGTCTACTTCGACCTCAGGAGCACAGCCACAATCATCGCTTCAACAGTACCATTTCAACTCGAACGGGTCCTACGAGTGGGGCAGTACATTTGACAAAATTATGGAAGAGAAAAACAAGATTCAAGATAATCATCCACAACAGAATGAGGCCCCATTGCAAAATTTTGGTAGTTCCCTTAATCAATTTATAAGAAAAGTTAGTGAGAACTGGGCGGCTGCAGAAAACGATAACAATCCAGAATATGCTGACAATAAGACAGCCAtcaataatgaaaaagatttaaataaaaatattgaaaaatttgaacaATTAAAGGAAATTTACTTTACGGAACATGATAAATTGGGGAAAAACTTGACAGATTTTGAAATGAGCTTTAGTAAGAGCATGGAAGTGTATGAAAAGttattcattaaaaaatgtcAAGTTGTTACCTCAGCCAGAAACACCTTTAATGAGATTTTACTGTACGTATCCGCTGAAATAACCAGATCtcttaaagaaaaagaggagaAAGAAGCTatgattaattttaatgtgGAATGTGAAAAACTGTATTCTGGAATTTATTCTTATGGGGTTTTGGGAAACTTCGTTAAGCCAAAAAATGGATCGATtccatttttgaaattggaTGCAAAAACAGGTGTAAAACAACAGCCAATTTTTCAAGCGGAATTAATCGGGAATGAATGCCCttatattttaacaaaagtTTTGGAGAATTTAGAACAAACAAGTGAATGGGATCTCATTATTAAAACCTGGGATACAATGAATAGCAGTGATATTTTCTTACAGGGCTATCAGCTGAAACGGGAACTTactaatatttataaaaatgctGATGACCAAGAATCTGCCATTGACTTGTTTTTGAATCGATTTGCTGCGAGTTCCaacaatatttataatttaattcttcTATTGAAACTATGGTTGTTAGATTTGCCGGATAGTTTATTACCTATTGGATTATACGATTCGTTAAAATCCAACAATTATGATTGCTTGAATCACTTATCATTGTGTAATTTGTTAGCTATTAAAAGAGTAGTATTACATTTTAACAGTTTAGACAAAGATGGAAATATAGGTGATGTTTTGTTTAGCAGTGACAGTAACACTAACAACAGGGGCAACATTCCATTAAgtcaatttttcatttttaacagGTCGCCTAAGGATTTGGCAACTACTAATGATATTATGAGGAATATTATCTTCAATAAGGATATTAGAGAAAGTTTAGATAAAGCTATTAAGGAAAAGTCTCTGTTGTCAGTTGCAAAACCTCCCGTTGAAGCGCAAATAACTCAAAGACATGTTAAGCCAAGTATAGCGGTGCagaataatgataatatagatgatgaatttgaacagaaaaggaaaattaCCCCTACAATAGTGGCAGAAGCAACAACCACTAACATAAGAAATAGTTTAACTAACGCACTTGAGAAATTGACTATGagtaatcataataatattgatagCAGCACTACCACCACTGATAAGAGTAATGGTGATAGAAACATTAGCGAAGTTGAATCAAACAAGACAGATGCCACAGATACCAGTGTATCACAGAGGAATGAGGAATTTATTCCTAAACCatttaaaagattaaatAACCAACAATTACCGCACGCGTTGCCAACATCATTGTCCAAGTCATCATCTATGAGATCGATACGTGGCAACATAGGCAACGGTGCATTAAGTGGGAATAATGGTGGCAACAATACCAGTAACAATGTGTATTCGATGAAAAGCAATAATAGCACACCGGATTTATTAAGCCGCTCAagaagtggtagtagcaaTTTTAACTCCAAAAGGTTAAGCGGGATTAACTTGTTAAATAATTCGCACTTAAAGCCATCGCCTGGGTTGTAA